Proteins encoded within one genomic window of Micromonospora halotolerans:
- a CDS encoding ATP-binding cassette domain-containing protein, translating to MSNRNTGLAVEADGLVRSFGSTRALDGLDLQVPAGTVYGLLGPNGAGKTTAVRVLATLLRPDGGRARVFGHDVVAEADAVRARVSLTGQYASLDEDLTGAENLVLLGRLLGLGRPAARQRADRLLAAFGLTEAAGRQVKKYSGGMRRRIDIAASILNTPDLLFLDEPTTGLDPRSRNQVWEIIRAVVAHGTTVLLTTQYLDEADQLAGRIAVVDHGRVIAEGTPGELKSSVGSGTVHVRLRDAGDRPRAEQVLRTALGVPVQLAADPVALTARVGEDGTDLEAGEQAARALGELARAGIVVDDFSLGQPSLDEVFLALTDHPAVGTDERDDELEAAR from the coding sequence ATGAGTAACCGGAACACCGGCCTGGCCGTCGAGGCCGACGGCCTGGTCCGGTCGTTCGGCTCGACCCGCGCGCTGGACGGCCTGGACCTCCAGGTCCCCGCCGGCACCGTCTACGGCCTGCTCGGGCCGAACGGCGCCGGCAAGACCACCGCGGTGCGGGTGCTGGCCACGCTCCTGCGCCCGGACGGCGGGCGGGCCCGCGTCTTCGGCCACGACGTCGTCGCCGAGGCGGACGCGGTCCGCGCCCGGGTCAGCCTGACCGGCCAGTATGCCTCGCTCGACGAGGACCTGACCGGCGCGGAGAACCTGGTCCTGCTGGGCCGGCTGCTCGGCCTGGGCCGGCCGGCGGCCCGGCAGCGGGCCGACCGCCTGCTCGCCGCGTTCGGGCTGACCGAGGCGGCCGGGCGGCAGGTGAAGAAGTACTCGGGCGGGATGCGGCGGCGGATCGACATCGCGGCGAGCATCCTCAACACCCCGGACCTGCTCTTCCTCGACGAGCCGACGACCGGGCTGGACCCGCGCAGCCGCAACCAGGTGTGGGAGATCATCCGGGCGGTGGTCGCCCACGGCACCACCGTGCTGCTGACGACGCAATACCTGGACGAGGCCGACCAGCTCGCCGGCCGGATCGCGGTGGTCGACCACGGCCGGGTGATCGCGGAGGGCACCCCGGGCGAGCTGAAGTCGTCGGTCGGCTCGGGCACCGTCCACGTGCGACTGCGCGACGCCGGGGATCGGCCCCGGGCCGAGCAGGTGCTGCGGACGGCGCTGGGCGTGCCGGTGCAGCTGGCGGCGGACCCGGTGGCGCTCACCGCCCGGGTCGGCGAGGACGGCACCGATCTGGAGGCCGGCGAGCAGGCCGCGCGCGCCCTCGGCGAGCTGGCCCGGGCCGGCATCGTGGTGGACGACTTCTCCCTCGGCCAGCCGAGCCTGGACGAGGTGTTCCTGGCCCTGACCGACCACCCCGCCGTCGGGACCGACGAGCGGGACGACGAACTGGAGGCGGCCCGATGA
- a CDS encoding ABC transporter permease, whose amino-acid sequence MSDTATTTGRPPSVYVPSAEALATVLAPGERPPRPGALAASLTFGWRAMLKIKHVPEQLFDVTAFPIIMVLMFTYLFGGALADSPRDYLQFFLPGIMVTSVVMITMYTGVGLNNDIEKGVFDRIRTLPVWRPAALVGMIFGDVLRYVLAAVVILGVGLALGFRPAGGPVGVVAGIGLLVIFSFAFSWVWTFFGLVLRSEKSVMGVSMMVLFPLTFLSNVFVDPATMPGWLQAFVKANPVTHLVAAVRAAMAGSSDATNTMWLLLWSAGFVAVFGTLTMYRYNRR is encoded by the coding sequence ATGAGCGACACCGCGACCACGACCGGGCGGCCGCCGTCCGTCTACGTGCCGTCCGCCGAGGCGCTGGCCACGGTCCTCGCCCCGGGCGAGCGGCCGCCGAGGCCGGGCGCGCTGGCCGCGTCGCTGACCTTCGGCTGGCGGGCCATGCTGAAGATCAAGCACGTGCCCGAGCAGCTGTTCGACGTGACCGCGTTCCCGATCATCATGGTGCTGATGTTCACGTACCTGTTCGGCGGCGCCCTCGCCGACAGCCCGCGGGACTACCTGCAGTTCTTCCTGCCCGGCATCATGGTGACCAGCGTCGTGATGATCACCATGTACACCGGTGTCGGGCTGAACAACGACATCGAGAAGGGCGTCTTCGACCGCATCCGCACCCTGCCGGTCTGGCGGCCCGCCGCGCTGGTCGGCATGATCTTCGGCGACGTGCTGCGCTACGTGCTCGCCGCGGTGGTCATCCTCGGCGTGGGGCTGGCGCTCGGGTTCCGGCCCGCCGGCGGGCCCGTCGGCGTCGTGGCCGGCATCGGCCTGCTGGTGATCTTCTCGTTCGCGTTCTCCTGGGTGTGGACGTTCTTCGGCCTGGTGCTGCGCAGCGAGAAGTCGGTGATGGGGGTCAGCATGATGGTGCTGTTCCCGCTGACCTTCCTGAGCAACGTCTTCGTCGACCCGGCCACCATGCCGGGCTGGCTGCAGGCCTTCGTCAAGGCCAACCCGGTCACCCACCTGGTCGCGGCCGTACGCGCCGCCATGGCCGGGTCGTCGGACGCGACGAACACCATGTGGCTGCTGTTGTGGAGCGCCGGGTTCGTGGCCGTCTTCGGCACGCTGACCATGTACCGCTACAACCGCCGCTGA